The Alistipes megaguti sequence GAAGAAGGACCGTGGAGACGCTGCGAAACTCACCGTGTCGCTCGACATTGAGAATGCCGATTCGCGTCTGCGCGCCGACTATGACAACAATACGATCGGTGTAGGTTATGCCAGCACGAACCACATGACGGTGACGGTCAACGAAGAAGCAGTCGTGGATGCCGATCTGGCTACGATCTATCGCTTTGACAACCAGTATGCAGCCAGCTATCAGTTTGCACTGGGCGTGCCCGATCCGGATGCCGAGGAGCCGCAGGAGGGTCTTGCCGGGCTGACTACGGGCGGCTATGCCGTACAGTTGAACATTGCCAGAAGCGATATGGGCAAGACGTTCGATCTGGCAACCGATGCCGAAAAGATCGGTCTCTTTGTATACGATTACGATACCTATACGACCTACGATCCGATGATGGCTTCGGGCAAGGGTGCCACGGGTACGGTCCGCGCGATTGCCGTCGGAACGGCTACCTACTATGTGAGTGTCGACGTGCAGTTCCCGACCGGTCCGTCGGTGAAGGCCGAGTGGTACGGCTCCTTTACGCGCCACGATAACGACATGACCGGAGTGCTGACGCCGGTTATGCCCTACAAGCCGCAGTTTGTTGCCTATGCCGAGGATGGCTCCGTGGTTAACGACTGGGAGATTCTCGAGGTTCAGGTGCGTCACGATGCCAAGAACTCGTTCCAGGGAAATTCCTTCCCGGCCTATTTCTTCTACTTCGTAACGCCCCAGACCGACGGCCAGGTCGGAGGAGTTGATTCGCCCAATGGTACTCCGGTGCTGTGTGTGCAGGGAGAATATAAGGAGGGCGAATCTCTGAATGTCAGTGTGGACAAACTGCTGGGCTCCGATTTCAAATGGAAGTTTGAGATGAACAACAGCGACTACCTTGGATATTCCCAGTATTATTACGATCAGAGTTGGAGTGTGGGTACTTCCGGTAGTATGTGCCCGGATGTGGCCAGCGTCTCGATTTCGAAGGATGGCAGCGGCTGGAACATCGAGTTCTCGATGAAAGACTATATCTCGGCAAAAGGACCCTATAGCTACTGCAAGAAAAATACGATTTACATCCAGTACAAGGGCAAAGTGAAGAAATATACGGGCGAGAAGAGCAACGATCTTCCGGATTCCTTCTACGAGTGATGTGTGTGTGAGTGATTTGTGAGAGAGACCTTATACAATGACTGACAGATAACTACCGCTCACCCTTCCGGGCCCGGCCGCATTCGGGGCCGTGTCCGGGAGGGTGCGTATTCTTGTGACCGAACCCCCGCGGGTGTTCGTTGTCCATATCCTGTGTTGAGCCAATTTTCTATTCTTTTTTGTTTCTTGAACCCCAAAAGTGAAACGAGGACTTCAAGGCATCACGGTACTTGTCACCGATGTGTACTTCCATACCATTCTCCAAAACGACATGCCCATAATAGTACATGTCGATGTAGCTAATGTTAACGATGAAAGAACGGTGAATGCGCTTGAACATGTCCGGGTTCAACTCTGGCTCAATGTCACCCATAGGACAAGACTGAGTGTAACGTTTTCCATCAACCATGTGGATAATACAGTTGTCCTTCATTGCCTCAATATAAGCAATGTCAGTGACGGTGATTCGCTTGCATCCCATACCGCAACTAATCAAGAATACATCGGTAGGGTACAAACACTCGTTTGATGCTTTCATTTCTGTTTTCATAACGATTTTGTTTTGAGCACCTCACGATTGACGCAAAGGTACTTCAAACCATGAAAACAGGTAGCACGAAACCACCACACTGCCATATCATCCACCCAACAGGTATCAAGACACGATGAAGGGTCTATACGCCCACCTCTCATCGTGGCATATAGACCCTTGTCGTTTTCCCGTGAAGTGCGGGTGAATATATGTTGCTGAGCAACTTATACTCCTTGCCCAGCTTAGGAGTTAAACAATCTACTTTATTATTCAAATTTATATCTACACGTTATGGACTTAAATTCATACCCAAGGAATTTTTTGCTGACATGTTCATCACTAAGATCATAATCTGTAATAATATCAGCAGTCCAACAATACCTACCTTCGGCTTCGCCATCATTCATAACTTTCTGGTCTTTTGACAAAACCAAATCGATGAACCGGGTTTCACAATAATCAAAGATACCATTATTTCTGACATTACCATATACTTTTGTAAGATTGCCTAAAACTACTTTTTGAAGTCCTGGACAATCTGAAAAAGCATTTTCCCCGATTTCTGTAACATCTGGGAGGACTATGGATTTCAGCATGGCCCAGTACATAAATCCTCTTGAAGGAATCTTCTTACATCCTATCAAAGTAAGGTTTATACTCCCATCCCTTGCATCTTTAAGTCCGATATTTATTGCTTTCAATGTTTCTTCATCCACATCGGGAGCAAGAATGAGATTGATGTAAGTCTTGCCCGCATACAATTCCTTCTTGACGTCTTCCACAATTTGATCGTAAGTGATATCTTCGTCAGTCAGCGAAACAACAGTAGCATCCAGAGCATAACTCTTAGCACTCTCTGTTGCTTGCGAGAATGTATGAGTTGTCAAAGCTGCTTCTCTATATTTCACTGTTACTTCGGAATTATTTTCAAAAGTACCATATAAATAGGCATTGCCCTTTTCATCAGATGTAAGGGCATAATTTTGATCCCATTTCATATCGCTGCTGCCCGCAGGAGTGTATCTATCGATGTCAACTGT is a genomic window containing:
- a CDS encoding LytTR family DNA-binding domain-containing protein, with the translated sequence MKTEMKASNECLYPTDVFLISCGMGCKRITVTDIAYIEAMKDNCIIHMVDGKRYTQSCPMGDIEPELNPDMFKRIHRSFIVNISYIDMYYYGHVVLENGMEVHIGDKYRDALKSSFHFWGSRNKKE